A section of the Elusimicrobiota bacterium genome encodes:
- a CDS encoding alpha/beta fold hydrolase — translation MGPLPLLALLLTPARAETVRFKTDDGWTICASYQAPKPGRPVAILVHGVAAGKSEWQPLTAELAKRGIGSLALDLRGHGESLAGPSGKTDFAGFDASQEWPKAVKDIEAAAAYLQKRGIKTARLGYIGASIGANLASWAKPSPRWLALLSPGADYRGVILSRPTAGLAVLVAASPPDAYAFQTAAAYARQFPSAAFLKAGHGHGAQMLSEPEFLKGLADWIEAHSR, via the coding sequence ATGGGACCCCTGCCCCTGCTGGCCTTGCTCCTGACCCCGGCCCGGGCCGAGACCGTCCGATTCAAGACCGACGACGGCTGGACCATCTGCGCCAGCTATCAGGCCCCCAAGCCAGGCCGGCCCGTCGCCATTCTGGTCCACGGCGTGGCCGCGGGCAAGAGCGAGTGGCAGCCCTTGACCGCGGAACTCGCCAAGCGCGGCATCGGCAGCCTGGCCCTGGACCTGCGCGGACACGGCGAGAGCCTGGCCGGCCCATCGGGGAAGACCGATTTCGCCGGCTTCGACGCATCCCAGGAATGGCCCAAGGCGGTCAAGGACATCGAGGCCGCGGCGGCTTATCTCCAAAAACGCGGCATCAAGACCGCGCGCCTCGGCTACATCGGCGCCTCCATCGGAGCCAACCTCGCGTCCTGGGCCAAGCCCAGCCCGCGCTGGCTGGCTTTGCTCTCTCCCGGCGCGGACTACCGGGGAGTGATCCTCTCCCGACCGACCGCGGGACTCGCGGTCCTGGTGGCCGCGTCCCCCCCGGACGCTTACGCATTCCAGACCGCGGCCGCCTACGCACGGCAGTTCCCCTCCGCCGCATTCCTGAAGGCCGGCCACGGCCACGGCGCGCAGATGCTCTCCGAACCGGAGTTCCTCAAAGGACTGGCCGACTGGATCGAAGCCCACAGCCGGTGA
- a CDS encoding DoxX family protein codes for MRTDDVLALAGRLLLALIFMASAFGKITNFDGTLRFMEAHGMPMTALLCASAIALEALGAVTLILGYLTRYGAAALIGFLAAATWIFHSAPDQRIALLKNLAIMGGLLQVMAFGPGELSLDGREKAR; via the coding sequence ATGCGCACCGATGACGTGCTCGCCTTGGCGGGCCGCCTGCTGCTGGCTCTCATCTTCATGGCCTCCGCCTTCGGCAAGATCACCAATTTCGACGGCACGCTCAGATTCATGGAGGCTCACGGCATGCCCATGACGGCGCTGCTCTGCGCCAGCGCCATCGCCCTGGAGGCCTTGGGGGCCGTCACCCTCATCCTGGGCTATCTCACGCGCTATGGGGCGGCGGCCTTGATCGGGTTCCTCGCGGCCGCCACCTGGATCTTCCACTCCGCCCCCGACCAGCGCATCGCGCTGCTCAAGAACCTGGCCATCATGGGAGGACTCCTTCAGGTCATGGCCTTCGGCCCCGGGGAACTCAGCCTCGACGGCCGGGAGAAGGCGAGGTAG
- a CDS encoding cyclic nucleotide-binding domain-containing protein translates to MTVTEFLKTRVPFLDGLGDEQARTLAEAAEQVNCRSGQTILMRGVTVEGLHVVALGQVTVWAKTNKHQPPVVVAQLGPGEVFGETSIIEMSTAGATVKANEDDTLIFVIPQDVFHSVLDQCPELRARAQALIAARKKANAPDKPT, encoded by the coding sequence ATGACGGTCACGGAGTTCCTCAAGACGCGGGTCCCTTTCCTCGACGGTCTCGGCGACGAGCAGGCCCGGACTTTGGCCGAGGCCGCCGAGCAGGTCAACTGCCGCTCCGGGCAGACCATCCTCATGAGGGGCGTGACCGTCGAAGGGCTGCACGTGGTGGCCTTGGGTCAGGTCACCGTGTGGGCCAAGACGAACAAGCACCAGCCCCCCGTGGTGGTCGCCCAGTTGGGGCCCGGAGAGGTGTTCGGGGAGACCTCGATCATCGAGATGAGCACGGCCGGGGCCACGGTCAAGGCCAACGAGGACGACACGCTCATCTTCGTCATCCCGCAGGATGTCTTCCACTCCGTCCTCGACCAGTGCCCGGAACTCCGCGCCCGTGCCCAGGCCCTCATCGCGGCGCGCAAGAAGGCCAACGCGCCGGACAAGCCAACCTGA
- a CDS encoding serine hydroxymethyltransferase, whose product MHHTLENLDPEVFDAIRREARRQAENLELIASENYTSEAVLEAQGSVLTNKYAEGYPGKRYYGGCEFVDIVETLAIARAKKLFGAEHANVQPHSGTQANISMYLSVLAPGDTVMGLNLAHGGHLSHGHPLNFSGKFFKIVPINVRKDDELIDYDEAERNAHEHKPKMIFAGASNYSRIFDWARLKKIADDVGAFFAADIAHYAGLIAAGEYPSSVPYADFTTSTTHKTLRGPRGGLILSKAAHAAAVDKINFPGTQGGPLMHVIAAKAVCFGEALQPEFKAYQKQVKANARRLAAELAQRGFRIVAGGTDCHLFSVDLRPKNVTGKEAEAALDKAGITANKNAIPYDPQKPFIASGVRIGTPAVTTRGMGESEMAEIAQYIDEALAARADDQRLGAIRAEVRRLCGRFPIYPELMQSLAAP is encoded by the coding sequence ATGCATCACACTCTTGAGAACCTCGACCCTGAAGTCTTCGACGCGATCCGGCGCGAGGCCCGGCGCCAGGCCGAGAACCTCGAGCTCATCGCCTCGGAGAACTACACGTCCGAGGCCGTGCTCGAGGCCCAGGGCTCGGTGCTGACCAACAAGTACGCGGAGGGCTACCCGGGCAAGCGCTACTACGGCGGCTGCGAATTCGTCGACATCGTGGAGACACTGGCCATCGCGCGCGCCAAGAAGCTCTTCGGCGCGGAGCACGCCAACGTCCAGCCCCATTCCGGGACCCAGGCCAACATCTCGATGTATCTGTCGGTGCTGGCCCCCGGCGACACGGTCATGGGCTTGAACCTGGCCCACGGCGGACACCTCTCCCACGGCCATCCCCTCAACTTCTCGGGCAAGTTCTTCAAGATCGTGCCCATCAACGTGCGCAAGGACGACGAGCTCATCGACTACGACGAGGCCGAGCGCAACGCCCATGAGCACAAGCCCAAGATGATCTTCGCCGGAGCCTCCAACTACTCCCGGATCTTCGACTGGGCGAGGCTCAAGAAGATCGCCGACGACGTGGGGGCCTTCTTCGCCGCGGACATCGCGCACTACGCGGGGCTCATCGCCGCCGGGGAGTATCCCTCATCGGTGCCCTACGCGGACTTCACCACCAGCACGACGCACAAGACCCTGCGCGGCCCGCGCGGCGGCCTCATCCTCTCCAAGGCCGCGCACGCCGCGGCCGTCGACAAGATCAACTTCCCGGGCACGCAGGGCGGGCCGCTCATGCACGTCATCGCGGCCAAGGCCGTCTGCTTCGGCGAGGCCCTGCAGCCCGAGTTCAAGGCCTACCAGAAGCAGGTCAAGGCCAACGCGCGGCGCCTGGCCGCGGAGCTGGCGCAGCGCGGGTTCCGGATCGTGGCCGGCGGCACGGACTGCCACCTCTTCTCGGTGGACCTGCGGCCCAAGAACGTGACCGGCAAGGAGGCGGAGGCGGCTCTGGACAAGGCCGGCATCACGGCCAACAAGAACGCCATCCCCTACGACCCGCAGAAGCCCTTCATCGCCTCGGGCGTGCGCATCGGCACGCCGGCCGTGACCACCCGCGGCATGGGCGAGAGCGAGATGGCCGAGATCGCCCAGTACATCGACGAGGCCCTGGCCGCGCGGGCCGACGACCAACGGCTCGGCGCCATCCGCGCCGAGGTGCGGCGCCTCTGCGGCCGCTTCCCCATCTATCCCGAGCTCATGCAGAGCCTCGCCGCCCCATGA
- the recR gene encoding recombination mediator RecR — protein sequence MKDWDRLIGALKRLPGIGPKQAERLALHLIRASPDEVEALLGAVREAKAAIRPCRRCFDYTDRELCRICADPGRDQGLLCVVEAPQDAAAIERTRGYRGLYHVLHGAISPLDGVGPETLRVRELIDRVRAGRGVINEVILATDPDTEGEATALYVAGLLKELGTAKVSRIAHGVPMGGDLDYIDERTLSQAMSGRREF from the coding sequence TTGAAGGACTGGGACCGGCTGATCGGCGCCTTGAAGAGACTCCCCGGTATCGGGCCCAAGCAAGCCGAGCGCCTGGCCCTGCACCTCATCCGGGCCTCTCCCGACGAGGTCGAGGCCCTGCTCGGCGCCGTGCGCGAGGCCAAGGCCGCCATCCGGCCCTGCCGCCGATGCTTCGATTACACGGACCGGGAGCTCTGCCGCATCTGCGCGGACCCGGGCCGGGACCAAGGGCTCCTCTGCGTGGTGGAGGCTCCGCAGGACGCGGCCGCCATCGAGCGCACTCGCGGCTACAGGGGGCTTTATCACGTGCTGCACGGGGCCATCTCGCCTTTGGACGGGGTCGGGCCGGAGACTCTGCGGGTGCGTGAGTTGATCGATAGGGTTCGGGCCGGCCGCGGGGTCATAAATGAGGTCATATTGGCCACAGACCCGGACACCGAGGGCGAAGCGACCGCTCTCTACGTGGCGGGACTGCTCAAGGAGCTGGGGACAGCCAAGGTCAGCCGCATCGCCCACGGCGTGCCCATGGGCGGAGATCTGGACTACATAGACGAGAGGACGCTGTCGCAGGCCATGTCTGGACGCAGGGAATTCTGA
- a CDS encoding GAF domain-containing protein → MTWTLWVPAVLCLLLTAALGAALKRLYELQAGRPQDQGRGNGFLESPEGWEKLDELLSILLNLQEFGVSHSGAVSREDFAKTVLEISCALMKCTRGSIMLWDGASGCLKIVAAKSAFTSKSQKLFLKPGEGVAGKAFASGQAIYVADPEADPRYIQTGPEDPEPFISIPLLVKSKPVGVLNLHATGAAESFTGYKAKFLNILAGEAAVMLHNQDLLDDLQTFYLEMVQTLARAVDSKDAYPKEHSDRARTKARRLALELKLPDQMTRDIEYAALLHDIGKISIDQSILLKPGKLTPEEYEVIKRHPAFGHQILAPVKSLGPVAQMVLYHQEWYNGRGYPEGLKGEGIPLGARMVAVLSAWEAMRSDRPYRKALAREAAVAELRRCAGTQFDPGIVEAFLRVEEE, encoded by the coding sequence ATGACCTGGACCTTATGGGTTCCGGCCGTGCTCTGCCTGCTGCTCACCGCGGCCTTGGGCGCGGCGCTCAAGCGCCTCTACGAGCTCCAGGCCGGCCGGCCGCAGGACCAGGGCCGGGGGAACGGTTTTTTGGAGTCCCCGGAAGGCTGGGAAAAACTCGACGAACTGCTCTCCATCCTGCTCAACCTGCAGGAGTTCGGCGTGTCCCATTCCGGAGCGGTCTCCCGCGAGGACTTCGCCAAGACGGTGCTGGAGATCTCCTGCGCGCTCATGAAGTGCACGCGCGGCTCGATCATGCTCTGGGACGGCGCCTCGGGCTGCCTCAAGATCGTGGCCGCCAAGAGCGCGTTCACCTCGAAGAGCCAGAAGCTCTTCCTCAAGCCCGGCGAGGGCGTGGCGGGCAAGGCCTTCGCCAGCGGCCAAGCCATCTATGTGGCCGACCCGGAAGCCGATCCGCGCTACATCCAGACCGGCCCGGAGGACCCGGAGCCCTTCATCTCCATCCCTCTGCTGGTCAAGTCCAAGCCGGTGGGGGTCTTGAACCTCCACGCCACGGGCGCCGCGGAGTCCTTCACCGGCTACAAGGCCAAGTTCCTCAACATCCTCGCCGGAGAGGCCGCGGTCATGCTCCACAACCAGGACCTGCTCGACGACCTGCAGACCTTCTACCTGGAGATGGTGCAGACCTTGGCGCGGGCCGTGGACTCCAAGGACGCCTACCCCAAGGAGCATTCGGACCGGGCCCGGACCAAGGCCCGGCGCCTGGCGCTGGAGCTCAAGCTGCCGGACCAGATGACCCGCGACATCGAGTACGCGGCCTTGCTGCACGACATCGGCAAGATCAGCATCGACCAGTCCATCCTGCTCAAGCCCGGCAAGCTGACCCCCGAAGAGTACGAGGTCATCAAGCGCCACCCCGCCTTCGGCCATCAGATCCTGGCTCCGGTCAAGTCTTTGGGCCCGGTGGCCCAGATGGTGCTCTACCACCAGGAGTGGTACAACGGCCGCGGCTACCCGGAGGGCTTGAAGGGCGAAGGCATCCCCCTCGGCGCGCGCATGGTCGCGGTCCTCTCCGCCTGGGAGGCCATGCGCTCGGACCGGCCCTACCGCAAGGCGCTGGCGCGCGAGGCGGCCGTCGCGGAGCTGCGCCGCTGCGCCGGGACCCAGTTCGACCCCGGGATCGTGGAGGCCTTCCTCAGGGTCGAGGAGGAGTGA
- the nagZ gene encoding beta-N-acetylhexosaminidase: MDAKRSRDPGFLFMFGIYGRRPTREMVSLFRDTGASGVLLLARNIESPQQVRALTHGLTDRLGRPLLFAVDHEGGWVLRFQSGLTAFPGNAALGRVGDPKLAYATGRQMALELSPLGIGMNLAPVVDVGVGRYNPGIGIRSFGSDPALVGRLGAAFVRGLQDHGVAACAKHFPGKGAATKDAHVALPTIRLSRAELLRTHLAPFAAAARAGAASVMTSHVLMPAFDSKPASFSRRITRGLIRGRLGFRGAIISDDLCMGAVTSRGPVQTAAWDAFQAGHDVVMIAHDIVAQREAVELFRAGGLPAGEVAASARRIEALLRYPRRSRRAADSEAGTALALLVARRAATVVRAGCVPLPLPRDGARTVVLLPDFAEVKARFTFEGGPRGPEAFVRRLLPRGARLLRAPVETKDVSGLRGAASEADRVLFFCFEARRFAGQRAVLELLNRAAPRRSVACLIRSSCDLALLDRQVTAVDAYGYRLCQLQAALELILGERKP, translated from the coding sequence GTGGACGCCAAGCGGTCGCGGGACCCCGGATTTCTGTTCATGTTCGGCATCTACGGCCGGCGCCCCACCCGCGAGATGGTCTCGTTGTTCCGGGACACCGGGGCCTCCGGAGTCCTGCTGCTGGCCCGCAACATCGAGAGCCCGCAGCAGGTCCGCGCCCTGACCCATGGTCTCACGGACCGGCTGGGCCGGCCGCTGCTCTTCGCCGTCGACCATGAGGGCGGCTGGGTCTTGCGCTTCCAGTCCGGCCTGACCGCCTTCCCCGGCAACGCCGCGCTGGGCCGCGTCGGCGACCCGAAGCTCGCCTACGCCACGGGCCGCCAGATGGCGCTTGAGCTCTCCCCCCTGGGCATCGGGATGAACCTGGCCCCGGTCGTGGACGTCGGCGTCGGACGCTATAATCCCGGCATCGGCATCCGCTCCTTCGGCTCGGACCCGGCCTTGGTCGGCCGCCTGGGCGCGGCCTTCGTGCGCGGCCTCCAGGACCACGGCGTGGCGGCCTGCGCCAAGCACTTCCCGGGCAAGGGCGCGGCCACCAAGGACGCCCACGTCGCCCTGCCCACGATCCGCCTCTCCCGGGCCGAGCTCCTGCGCACCCACCTGGCCCCCTTCGCCGCGGCGGCCCGGGCCGGCGCGGCATCGGTCATGACCTCGCACGTGCTCATGCCGGCTTTCGACAGCAAGCCCGCCAGCTTCTCGCGCCGAATCACCCGCGGCCTCATCCGCGGACGGCTCGGCTTCCGGGGCGCCATCATCTCCGACGACCTGTGCATGGGCGCCGTCACCTCGCGCGGCCCGGTGCAGACCGCGGCTTGGGACGCCTTCCAGGCCGGCCACGACGTCGTCATGATCGCCCATGACATCGTCGCGCAACGCGAGGCCGTCGAGCTCTTCCGCGCCGGCGGCCTGCCCGCCGGCGAGGTCGCGGCCTCGGCCCGCCGCATCGAGGCGCTGCTGCGCTACCCGCGCCGCAGCCGCCGCGCCGCGGACTCCGAGGCGGGGACCGCGCTCGCCCTGCTGGTCGCGCGCCGGGCCGCCACGGTGGTCCGGGCCGGCTGCGTGCCCCTGCCTCTGCCCCGGGACGGGGCCCGGACCGTGGTGCTCCTGCCGGACTTCGCCGAGGTCAAGGCCCGCTTCACTTTCGAGGGCGGGCCGCGCGGCCCCGAAGCTTTCGTCCGCCGCCTTCTGCCGCGAGGGGCCCGCCTGCTGCGCGCTCCCGTGGAGACCAAAGACGTCTCCGGCTTGCGCGGCGCCGCGAGCGAGGCGGACCGCGTCCTCTTCTTCTGCTTCGAGGCCCGGCGCTTCGCCGGCCAGCGGGCCGTCCTGGAGCTGCTCAACCGCGCCGCGCCGCGCCGCAGCGTCGCCTGCCTGATACGAAGCTCCTGCGACCTCGCGCTTCTGGACCGACAGGTCACCGCGGTCGACGCCTACGGCTACCGTCTCTGCCAGCTCCAGGCGGCCCTGGAGCTGATCCTGGGAGAACGCAAACCATGA
- the rsmI gene encoding 16S rRNA (cytidine(1402)-2'-O)-methyltransferase — protein MLAIIPTPLGNLEDMPPRALRALREAAAVYCEDTRRTRNLMAHFGLDTPVLRYNERDERDNRRLLERLQAGDDLALVSDGGLPCISDPGRRLVALASRNGIAVTVLPGPSAAVAAVAGSGLPGDSFVFLGFLPRAPGKKRKILQETAALGRTLVLYESPYRVVELLLLAEETLGAKAQACVVRELSKLHEEWLRGTLGEVRARLAARAGLLGEFVVVLHPEEAPEHA, from the coding sequence ATGCTCGCCATCATCCCCACGCCGCTGGGCAACCTCGAGGACATGCCCCCCCGGGCCCTGCGCGCCCTGCGCGAGGCGGCGGCGGTGTACTGCGAGGACACCCGCCGCACCCGCAACCTCATGGCCCACTTCGGCCTGGACACGCCGGTGCTGCGCTACAACGAGCGCGACGAGCGCGACAACCGGCGCCTGCTGGAGCGCCTCCAGGCCGGCGACGACCTCGCCTTGGTCTCGGACGGCGGCCTGCCCTGCATCTCGGACCCGGGCCGCCGACTGGTGGCTTTGGCCAGCCGCAACGGCATCGCGGTCACGGTCCTGCCCGGGCCCAGCGCCGCCGTGGCCGCCGTGGCCGGCTCCGGCCTGCCCGGGGATTCCTTCGTGTTCCTGGGGTTCCTGCCGCGCGCGCCGGGAAAGAAGAGGAAGATCCTTCAGGAAACGGCGGCCTTGGGCAGGACGCTGGTGCTGTACGAATCCCCTTACCGCGTCGTTGAGCTGCTCCTCCTCGCCGAAGAGACGTTGGGCGCAAAGGCACAGGCCTGCGTGGTGCGCGAGCTCTCCAAGCTCCACGAAGAGTGGCTGCGCGGGACCCTCGGCGAGGTCCGCGCCCGACTCGCGGCCCGCGCGGGACTCCTGGGCGAGTTCGTGGTGGTGCTGCACCCGGAGGAGGCCCCCGAGCATGCCTGA
- a CDS encoding L-threonylcarbamoyladenylate synthase — MPELITLRAGELPSRETLARAAEAVSRGEVVAFPTDTVYGLGTSASSREGVARIYRMKGRGQDRPLPLLGASAEALRRWVEWTPQAEALAARFWPGGLTLVLKASPEGRSLACCRGETLAVRVPDHPVALALLEGSPLPWAQTSANGSGEPPLPDGAAVARRFGGELALAIDSGPAGGKESSVVEAAGPVRVLREGAIPSREILAVLAPPRRVLFVCTGNSCRSVMAEALLNRAARERGLDLEARSAGVAAADPSFPTPAGVRRALAAAGIPSVQHIPQPVTRELLDWADHILVMERRQRELLLGLYPDAAPKVATLGGAEDIADPIGQADEAYVECCRKLARSLDAILSRHRKESTHASHS, encoded by the coding sequence ATGCCTGAACTCATCACGCTCCGCGCCGGGGAGCTGCCCAGCCGCGAGACCTTGGCCCGCGCGGCCGAGGCGGTAAGCCGCGGCGAGGTCGTGGCCTTCCCCACCGACACGGTCTACGGGCTGGGCACATCCGCCTCGAGCCGGGAAGGCGTGGCGCGCATCTATCGGATGAAGGGCCGCGGCCAGGACCGGCCGTTGCCCTTGCTGGGCGCCTCGGCCGAGGCCCTGCGCCGCTGGGTGGAGTGGACGCCCCAGGCCGAGGCCCTGGCCGCGCGCTTCTGGCCCGGCGGCCTGACGCTGGTCCTCAAGGCCAGCCCGGAGGGACGCTCCTTGGCCTGCTGCCGGGGCGAGACCTTGGCCGTGCGCGTGCCCGACCATCCCGTGGCCCTGGCCTTGCTGGAGGGCTCGCCGCTGCCCTGGGCCCAGACCAGCGCCAACGGCTCGGGAGAGCCGCCCCTGCCCGACGGAGCGGCCGTGGCCCGGCGCTTCGGCGGCGAACTGGCCCTGGCCATAGACTCGGGACCCGCCGGCGGGAAGGAGTCGAGCGTCGTCGAGGCCGCGGGGCCGGTGCGCGTGCTGCGCGAAGGCGCCATCCCGTCCCGGGAGATACTCGCCGTCCTCGCCCCGCCGCGGCGCGTTCTCTTCGTCTGTACCGGGAACTCCTGCCGCAGCGTCATGGCCGAGGCTCTGCTCAACCGCGCCGCGCGGGAGCGCGGGCTCGACCTGGAGGCCCGCTCGGCCGGCGTGGCCGCCGCGGACCCCTCTTTTCCCACCCCGGCGGGCGTGCGCAGGGCGCTGGCCGCCGCGGGCATCCCCTCGGTCCAGCATATCCCTCAGCCGGTCACGCGCGAACTCCTGGACTGGGCCGATCATATCCTGGTCATGGAGCGCCGCCAACGCGAGCTGCTCCTGGGGCTGTACCCCGACGCCGCGCCCAAGGTCGCGACCTTGGGCGGCGCCGAGGACATCGCCGACCCCATCGGCCAGGCCGACGAGGCCTACGTCGAGTGCTGCCGCAAGCTCGCACGGTCGTTGGATGCCATCCTAAGCCGCCACCGAAAGGAGTCAACCCATGCATCACACTCTTGA
- a CDS encoding response regulator: MIAQIIVADDDEDIASLLSEYLAGRRHRVIVVHDGFELAQKAAEHRPHLIITDIQMPGAYGSSVYQVLQKEPSTKDIPVLFISAHPLEQLKDIIPDGPKTRFLQKPVSFPALEKCIQELLPLGGYVP, encoded by the coding sequence ATGATCGCGCAGATCATCGTCGCCGACGACGACGAGGACATCGCCAGCCTGCTCAGCGAGTATCTCGCCGGCCGGCGGCACCGCGTCATCGTCGTCCACGACGGCTTCGAGCTCGCGCAGAAGGCGGCGGAGCACCGGCCGCACTTGATCATCACCGACATCCAGATGCCCGGAGCCTACGGCTCCTCGGTCTACCAGGTGCTCCAGAAGGAGCCCAGCACCAAAGACATCCCGGTCCTCTTCATCTCGGCGCACCCGCTGGAACAGCTCAAGGACATCATACCCGACGGCCCCAAGACGCGCTTCCTCCAGAAGCCCGTCTCCTTCCCGGCCCTGGAGAAGTGCATCCAAGAGCTCCTGCCCCTGGGAGGCTACGTGCCATGA
- the dnaX gene encoding DNA polymerase III subunit gamma/tau — protein sequence MTKKPAYVVLARKYRPQTFAEVLGQPAVSVTLKNALAAKRVHHAYLFTGPRGVGKTTMARILAKALNCVKGPSEEPCGECDPCREIAASSCLDVLEMDAASHTGVDNIREVIIDTVALAPNRDRYKVFIIDEAHMLSTAAFNALLKTLEEPPPHVVFVLATTEAAKVPATIASRCQRFKFRPIPVEALRDHLAALAAKEKIAAAPEALELLARSAEGSLRDAVSLLDQCRSFTDKSVTAELVREMFGYVPADMLLGLAQALAGGDGAALGALLRQVYEEGVEPAQLLKDLRAGLQGVYLERVGLSGRGDKAWSEALAGVSSENLRYLLERANKTLEDLRFADSPRLTLELGLFGCLEAAGDLAAWVKRLEDLERRLSSGAVPMPAQSAAPAPARSTVEASAPAPSAQAAAPSAQIWSKLVVAVREEKPSLAAILESARPVLMPNGSWKLLCARTFDAEQVRRGAGLIEAKLATLSGGIIRIAAEVGDAGGAGAEAVETEVPEQEEAAPGGGVWKDVTEPAGKPAKGSTSLSRAEKIFGGTARFIKKKPSA from the coding sequence ATGACCAAGAAGCCGGCGTACGTCGTCCTGGCGCGCAAGTACCGGCCCCAGACCTTCGCCGAGGTGCTGGGCCAGCCGGCCGTGTCCGTCACCCTCAAGAACGCGCTGGCCGCCAAGCGCGTCCACCACGCCTATCTCTTCACCGGACCGCGCGGCGTGGGCAAGACCACCATGGCGCGCATACTCGCCAAGGCGCTCAACTGCGTCAAGGGGCCCTCCGAGGAGCCCTGCGGCGAGTGCGACCCCTGCCGGGAGATCGCGGCCTCCTCCTGCCTCGACGTCCTGGAGATGGACGCCGCCTCGCACACCGGCGTCGACAACATCCGCGAGGTCATCATCGACACCGTGGCCTTGGCCCCCAACCGGGACCGCTACAAGGTCTTCATCATCGACGAGGCGCACATGCTCTCCACGGCGGCTTTCAACGCCCTGCTCAAGACCCTGGAGGAGCCGCCCCCGCACGTGGTCTTCGTGCTCGCCACGACCGAGGCCGCCAAGGTCCCGGCCACCATCGCCTCCCGCTGTCAGCGCTTCAAGTTCCGGCCCATCCCGGTGGAGGCCCTGCGCGATCATCTCGCCGCCCTGGCCGCCAAGGAGAAGATCGCCGCGGCTCCGGAGGCGCTGGAGCTCTTGGCCCGCAGCGCTGAAGGCTCTTTGCGCGACGCGGTGAGCCTGCTGGACCAGTGCCGCTCCTTCACGGACAAGTCCGTGACCGCGGAGCTCGTGCGCGAGATGTTCGGCTATGTCCCCGCGGACATGCTCCTGGGCCTGGCCCAGGCCCTGGCCGGCGGCGACGGCGCGGCTTTGGGCGCCTTGCTGCGCCAGGTCTACGAGGAGGGCGTGGAGCCCGCGCAACTGCTCAAGGATCTGCGCGCCGGACTGCAGGGGGTCTATCTCGAACGCGTGGGCCTCTCCGGCCGAGGGGACAAGGCCTGGAGCGAGGCGCTTGCGGGCGTGAGCTCCGAGAACCTGCGCTATCTTCTGGAGCGGGCCAACAAGACCTTGGAGGACCTGCGCTTCGCGGATTCCCCCAGGCTGACCTTGGAGCTGGGGCTTTTCGGCTGCCTGGAGGCGGCCGGGGACCTTGCGGCCTGGGTCAAGAGGCTTGAGGATCTGGAGCGGCGCTTGTCCTCCGGCGCGGTACCTATGCCGGCCCAGAGTGCCGCCCCGGCCCCCGCGCGTTCGACAGTCGAGGCATCTGCCCCTGCGCCTTCAGCGCAAGCAGCGGCACCCTCTGCGCAGATATGGTCCAAGCTGGTGGTCGCCGTCCGCGAGGAGAAGCCGTCATTGGCCGCCATCCTGGAGTCGGCGCGGCCCGTGCTCATGCCGAACGGCTCTTGGAAGCTGCTCTGCGCCAGGACCTTCGACGCGGAGCAGGTCAGGCGGGGCGCGGGGCTTATTGAGGCCAAATTGGCCACACTTTCCGGCGGCATCATCCGGATCGCCGCGGAGGTGGGTGATGCCGGCGGCGCAGGCGCCGAAGCCGTGGAGACCGAAGTCCCGGAACAGGAAGAGGCCGCGCCCGGCGGCGGGGTCTGGAAGGACGTGACCGAACCCGCAGGCAAGCCGGCCAAGGGCAGCACCTCGCTGTCCCGCGCGGAGAAGATCTTCGGCGGCACGGCCCGTTTCATCAAGAAGAAGCCCTCGGCATGA